In Candidatus Bathyarchaeota archaeon, the following proteins share a genomic window:
- a CDS encoding cysteine hydrolase — translation MSERMAVIIIDMLNDFVTGDLKCERAKYIIPNLKRLVEAARKNGVPVIYCNDAHYPNDFEVVNRWGKHAIKGTQGAEVIPELKPTDKDFIVEKRVYSGFYETGLDPLLRSLYDGEGVKTVILGGLHTHICVRHTAADAFFRGYRIIVAKDGVESFTQEDHEQGLRYLEYVYNAKLMTVDEIIKEIERSGKNNC, via the coding sequence ATGTCAGAAAGAATGGCTGTTATAATAATCGATATGTTGAATGATTTCGTAACCGGCGATTTAAAGTGTGAAAGGGCAAAGTATATTATCCCGAATCTGAAGAGGCTGGTGGAGGCTGCACGCAAAAACGGTGTTCCAGTAATCTACTGTAACGATGCCCACTATCCTAACGATTTTGAAGTTGTAAATCGGTGGGGGAAACATGCCATAAAAGGCACGCAAGGCGCTGAGGTTATTCCGGAGCTTAAGCCGACCGACAAAGACTTTATTGTAGAGAAACGAGTCTACAGCGGCTTTTACGAGACCGGTTTGGATCCGCTTTTGAGAAGCCTATATGATGGTGAAGGCGTGAAAACCGTGATTTTGGGCGGGTTACACACGCATATATGTGTACGACATACAGCTGCCGACGCCTTTTTCAGAGGCTACAGAATAATAGTTGCAAAGGATGGAGTGGAATCATTCACACAAGAAGATCATGAGCAAGGCTTGCGCTATTTAGAGTACGTTTACAACGCAAAACTGATGACCGTAGACGAAATAATAAAGGAAATAGAAAGAAGCGGAAAAAATAATTGCTGA
- a CDS encoding NAD(P)H-dependent oxidoreductase: protein MARILIVYDSKTGNTEKMAFAVAEGAKQVKGVDVVVKRVEQTSLDDLLAADGIIMGSPTYYGQMSSKLKALIDESVKIHGKLEGKVGAAFTSSGGTVTGAETTLLSILNAMIIHGMIVQGRADDKHYGAAAVETPDEEELEYCRELGKRTATLVKKLKH from the coding sequence ATGGCGAGGATTCTAATAGTCTACGATTCGAAAACCGGGAACACGGAGAAGATGGCTTTCGCAGTGGCTGAAGGAGCAAAACAAGTAAAGGGTGTTGACGTGGTCGTCAAACGGGTTGAACAAACGAGTTTGGATGATTTGCTGGCAGCAGACGGTATAATAATGGGTTCACCCACATATTATGGACAAATGTCCTCAAAGCTCAAAGCTTTGATAGATGAGTCTGTGAAAATTCACGGCAAACTTGAAGGCAAAGTAGGCGCAGCCTTCACAAGCTCGGGCGGAACAGTCACAGGCGCCGAAACAACGTTGCTATCCATATTAAACGCCATGATAATTCACGGCATGATTGTTCAAGGAAGAGCTGACGACAAACATTACGGCGCGGCAGCTGTGGAAACCCCGGACGAAGAAGAACTTGAATACTGCCGCGAACTTGGAAAAAGAACAGCCACTCTAGTCAAAAAATTGAAACATTAA
- a CDS encoding winged helix-turn-helix transcriptional regulator, with amino-acid sequence MLNRVEGVYIIKLPPELYACIERFAKFKRLSVEEAACYALKKFLEHQSFYEIAKHDLSYYLRNQRMVKVIRFLSLGSGSLGQIARAVGIDYGRARSLIEKLQAAGIVLVSRFGKRGYWITLNHSSPITQKLLEILNSWYEK; translated from the coding sequence TTGCTGAATAGGGTTGAGGGTGTTTACATTATCAAGCTGCCGCCTGAGCTTTACGCCTGCATAGAACGCTTCGCAAAATTCAAACGTTTAAGCGTTGAAGAGGCTGCGTGTTACGCCCTAAAAAAGTTTCTGGAACATCAAAGCTTTTACGAAATCGCAAAACACGATTTAAGCTATTACCTGCGAAACCAGAGGATGGTGAAGGTTATACGGTTTTTAAGCCTTGGCAGCGGCTCACTAGGCCAAATTGCACGGGCTGTAGGCATCGACTATGGTAGAGCGAGAAGCCTTATTGAAAAACTGCAGGCCGCTGGAATCGTTTTAGTTTCACGTTTTGGAAAACGCGGCTACTGGATAACGTTAAACCATAGCAGCCCCATAACCCAAAAACTCCTCGAAATTCTAAACTCATGGTATGAAAAATGA
- a CDS encoding winged helix-turn-helix transcriptional regulator translates to MSEPWFTGVSPKERMEISARKILKLLEEEEKPFSTLARTAEKQGISRATLTKHLKRLMALGLVSRRVDASTYPPTVYYRRIKGETPIILMPFEVWRAWIGEYPPKPEEGLEETLKWVQAILHLIMAKVVSTLTPPPFFLGQSLSENEIEEWWRSQKFENQFKLLYEQLVETALDICKATFTNKQKLLTINETLKLTYFSLLEEALKLYGLNFEKVAEKIRKGETPKVTRPIKAYFSTLKPNT, encoded by the coding sequence ATGTCTGAACCATGGTTTACAGGTGTATCGCCCAAAGAAAGAATGGAGATATCAGCCAGGAAAATCCTAAAGCTGCTTGAAGAAGAAGAAAAACCTTTCTCCACTTTGGCTAGAACGGCGGAAAAACAGGGCATAAGCAGAGCAACTCTAACCAAGCATTTGAAGAGACTGATGGCTTTAGGCCTAGTTAGTCGACGTGTAGATGCTTCAACTTATCCGCCTACAGTTTATTACCGGCGAATTAAAGGGGAAACTCCAATAATACTCATGCCTTTTGAGGTTTGGCGTGCATGGATAGGCGAATATCCGCCTAAGCCTGAAGAAGGCTTAGAGGAAACTTTGAAATGGGTTCAAGCCATTTTACACCTTATCATGGCAAAGGTTGTTTCAACCCTAACCCCTCCGCCATTCTTTTTGGGACAAAGCCTTTCAGAAAATGAAATTGAGGAATGGTGGCGCAGCCAGAAATTCGAAAACCAATTTAAACTATTATATGAACAGCTTGTTGAAACAGCCTTGGACATCTGCAAAGCCACCTTCACAAACAAACAAAAACTCTTAACAATCAACGAAACTTTGAAGCTGACATACTTCAGCCTGTTAGAAGAAGCCTTGAAACTTTACGGTTTAAACTTTGAAAAAGTCGCCGAGAAAATTAGAAAGGGTGAAACGCCAAAGGTTACAAGGCCCATAAAGGCTTATTTTTCCACGTTAAAGCCAAATACTTAG